CGCGACGACGGCGTCGAACGGCTCTGCGGGGAGAGGCCAGTCCTCGAACGCGCTCACGACGATCTGCGCGTTCGGGTACGGCGCGAGGTTCCGCGCCGCGACCGCGGCGAGGCTCGCGCCGAGCTCTACCGCGACAACCGAACAGCCACGCGCGGCGAGGACCACGGTCGCCTGCCCGGTGCCGCATCCGATCTCGAGGACGCGGCTCCCGGGACCAATGCTCGCGAGGTCGAAGAGGTCGTCGAAGAGCGCGTCGGGATAGCCGGGCCGCGCGCGGTCGTAGCGCTCGGCGTCTTCGTCGAAGATCTCCCGCAACGGATCGGGCACGGTGGGTGAGCCTGACAGACCCGGTACCCTCGGCGCCCGAGGTGAGCGCCCGCGGCGCAGGTATCCTGCGTCGCAGCGAACCGTGGCCCAGCGGCCCGGCGCGAAGCGCCGAGAGCGGAGGTTCTGGTGATTGCTCTCGTGTGCCCGGAGCTCGGTGGGGAAGAGGTGCTGCGCGTGGAGGAGCTCCCGTCACCGCCGTGCGGTCCCGATGAGGTGCGGATCGACGTGCGCGCCGCGTCGGTGAACTTTCCCGACACGCTCGTGATTCGCGGCCAGTACCAGTACAAGTACGACCCGCCGTTCGTACCCGGTCACGAGTGCTCGGGCACGCTGCTCGAGGTGGGGGTCGATGTCGACGCCCTCGAGGTCGGCAACCGGGTCCTCGCGATGACCGGGGTCGGCGCGTTCGCGAGCGAAGTGATCGCGAAGCCGCCCCGCCAGGACCAGGTGTTCCGCATTCCCGACGCGATGGGGTGGGACGAGGCCGCGGCGTTCAATCTCACCTACGGCACCGCCATCCACGGCTTGTCGCGCCGCGGCCAGTTGCAGGCGGGGGAGAGTGTGCTCGTGCTCGGTGCCGCCGGGGGCACCGGCTCGGCCGCGATCCAGGTTGCCAAGGCGATCGGGGCCTACGTGATCGCCGCGGCCGGCGGACCGGAGAAGCTCGCGATCGCCGAGCAGTGCGGCGCCGACGCGGTGATCGACTACCACGAGGAAGGGCTGTCAGCGCGCGTGAAGGAGCTCACCGGCGGTATCGGCGTCGACGTGGTCTTCGATCCCGTCGGCGGTGGTGACTTCCGTGAGTACCTGCGCTGCCTCGCGTGGAACGGTCGCTATCTCGTGGTCGGCTTCGCGGCCGGCGATATCCCGAGCGTGGGGCTCAACCTGATCCTCCTCAAGTCGATCTCCGTCGTCGGCGTGGCGTACGGCGCGTCGGCGCGTCTCGACCCGGCAGCCAACGCGCACAACTTCGAACAGCTCTTCCGCTGGTACGACGCCGGACTGCTGCACCCGGTCATCGGACACCACTTCCCGCTCGAACAGGGTGCCGACGCGCTGCGCGTGGTCGGCAACCGCGGCGCCCTCGGCAAGGTGATCGTCGAGATCGGAAATTGAAGCGCGAGCGGCCGTGGGTTCAGAAGCCTGTCAGCGTCCGGGCAACGTACCGCCGTCGACGGTGTAGAGCTGGCCGGTGATCCACGCGCCCTGGTCCGAGCACAGGAACGCCACCATCCAGGCGATGTCCTCACCGGCGCCCGCCCGCCGCAGCGGCACTTGCCGCGCGATGAGTTCGTCCCATGCTTCGCCGCGCGGGATGTCGTCCATGCGGTACGTGTCGATGATGCCCGGACACACCGTGTTG
This genomic stretch from Acidimicrobiia bacterium harbors:
- a CDS encoding NADPH:quinone oxidoreductase family protein; protein product: MIALVCPELGGEEVLRVEELPSPPCGPDEVRIDVRAASVNFPDTLVIRGQYQYKYDPPFVPGHECSGTLLEVGVDVDALEVGNRVLAMTGVGAFASEVIAKPPRQDQVFRIPDAMGWDEAAAFNLTYGTAIHGLSRRGQLQAGESVLVLGAAGGTGSAAIQVAKAIGAYVIAAAGGPEKLAIAEQCGADAVIDYHEEGLSARVKELTGGIGVDVVFDPVGGGDFREYLRCLAWNGRYLVVGFAAGDIPSVGLNLILLKSISVVGVAYGASARLDPAANAHNFEQLFRWYDAGLLHPVIGHHFPLEQGADALRVVGNRGALGKVIVEIGN